The stretch of DNA GGGTGATTTTCCTTTATGACAGCGGATAAGCGTGCACAGATATTCCTTGGGCCTGTTTAGATGCATTCCAaattccaaatttttacactctctctccatcatatcaattttgggaaacatgcatggagcagtaaatgtatgtaaaaaaaataactaattgcacagtttaattgtacatcacgaggcgaatcttttgagcctaattagtccatgattggataaaatttgtcaaatacaaacgaaagtgctACAGTAGCACTGTTGCAAattttttgcaatctaaacaaggccctTGCTAAGTCATCATTTTTTCACGTTTAACATCAATAAAAGAAATTATTGTGCTTGGAATTTAATTAACCATGAACCTAATGTTTCTTTACGCAACTTTTGTGTACTATGGTAAATGTAACTTAGCAGCTTAAAAAAAAGAATGGAAGAAACTTTGGAAACAAGACTAACCTCGGCTTCTGCTTTCCGAAGATTTGAACATTTAATCTCAATTATTTGCTTATACCAGAATTCTTTTTTCCTTAAGGCAGCAACTTGCTGCACCAGTGGGTTAAACTGACCAATTATACTAGTCAATCTGCacataattttttaaaaaataaaatgaaCGCTTGAATGATACGAACTGAAATATAGAAAAATATAAGCACAGGAAGCCACTCTGCAGTAACATGCAGATGCTTAAAATATATTAAGTGATTAATTAATAAGCTGTTGTCAAGAGAGACAACGAGCCTAGCTGAGCAAGTGTGGTCCTAGATAAAGACAAGCAACAATAGAGAAAAGTGAAAGAACATTAGTTAACTAACATACCTGGTTTCATTTCTTTTCATAGATTCTGCTAATCTTCTTTCAAAATCACTATATGCTTTTGACAACTTCTCCATACTGGCAAGATCAGATTCCCCTGTCTGTCCCCTATAACTGCCAATGCTTTGTGCTGGTGTTTTCTTCATTTCCTGGATGGTGGCCTCAAGTGAGGCATTCTTTTCTTTGGCTTCCTCCAACGCAATAGACATAGAAGTTAAGTTTTCAGTCAGCTCAAGTACTTCTTGCTTGCATACTTGGATTTGCTGCATAGCCTCATACAAACATCTTTTCATTGAGTTATATTCGCTCTTTGTCTCTAATATCAGCAGTTCTTGCTCACAGACTTTCTCCTTAAACATCAAAAGCTCATCATTAACCAAGTTGACTTGGTCATGATGCTGTATTATTGACCCTGCAATTGATACCAGTTGATTATTTTCATACTTGAGCTTTTGTCTATCTTCATATATAATACTCAGCTGGTCTTCTTTTTCATTAAGCAACTCTCTGAGGAAAGATCCCTCCTGATTCATATCATAAATCTGATTCTCGTAATCATCAAAAACTTCCCTGAATATTGATGAGTCCAACAAATTGTTCAAGTGTCTCTCAATCCTTAAATCTTCAAGTTCAGCCCTAACCTTCTCAAAACTATTCAAGAGTTTTGCCTCTGACAGTGAGTGCTGAGCTACTTGGCTCTTTGCATCGGGTACTTGCGAACAGAGGTGCTTAACCTCCTTTCTTTTATCAGCCAGCAAACCTCGGAGACAATTATTTTCATGAAGTAACATACCGATCCTGTCCTTCAATCTGCACATCATCTCATTCTCCTTACAGTCAAAACAAGAGTTCTCTTTTCTCGTGGTTATCTCACCCAGCTTGGAAATGGTCTGGAGCAACTTCAATTTGATGAACTCaagctctctctctttcttaAGAGGCAACGAAGCTTTAGCTTTCGCATATTCCCTTTTCACCCTGAACAGCTCTTCCGTCTTCTGATGCAGCTCGGATTCATGCTGTCTTCGCAGTTTTAGCCATTCCGACTTGAGAAAATTTGTGATTTCTTCGCTTTGCATGTGCTTCAGGAGAGAAAAATCTGGGATGTCAAGCATAACCTCGCTTGTATCAGTAGCTTTCTCTGTTACAGGAGGCTCATTATCATCTTTCATCTTCACAAGGATTTGGTCTTCTAGACTACTGTGGGATTGGTGAGGATGTATACCAGGTTCCAAACTTACTACAGCATTCAAAATACAGCGAAGCTCATCTTCCAGCACCGCAATCTCAAAAACCTTTTCTTTCCAGTTCCCGTTCAGAGTGCTGATACAGTTCTGATGCTCCCATAACTTCATTTCAAACTCACGTTGCAAACTGCAAACGTAGTCCCGAATCATGATGTTAGAGATCTCCTTTTGCAGTTCATGCTCCAACTGGAAAAAAAAAATTCGACCACCTGAGTTAGTCTAATTAGTGTAAGATGATTTCTCAAACAAGCAGAGACATAGCAGAAGGTAATGCAGAATGCAGTGAGTTCATCCTTCAAAATTCCAAGAAAACCACGTATAACTGTTAGAAACAACGATGCTCCTATGAGAATGAAGAGCAGCTAGCAGACCTAATACATGAGAAGGTTGCAAAATAGTTGTGTAAACTGTGTGAAACTAGCAATTGAAAGGTGAGATTCTTCTACCAAAAAGCAGACACTGCCATGCCAAGTCCCAATCGATGTGGACCAAATTTACCCCGACCAGCAAACCCACGTCCTACAGTCGTTTGCCGCGACAAGAAGCAAGAGTCATACACAAAAATTTATCTCCTTTAAGCAACTGCGACTTCACCTCCAATAAGACAGTAAATATACATCCACTTCACTGAGGAAACGGTGCAGATTATGGACCACAGCCAAGCCAAGCCATGGAATTAACACAAGAACTAAACGAATGAACTGGAGTACTGGACCATTCCTACAAATTCCTCTCCGTTCCTACCGCACCAAATCCAGAACCAAACCAAAATCCTAACATGACAACGAGAAACGAATCGATGGCTACATAGCCCTGGCGGCCAGGGGAAGCAATAGAATTATAGAACCGAAGAAGAGATGGTGAACTCACAGGGTCGGACACTTCCATCTCGCCGGACGGCAGGCCAGGCGAGGCCCTCCGCTCCTCGTTCAATCGCCACGAACGCCGCGCGAACCACACGGCGACAGAGGCTCCTCCGCTCCCACCCTCGCTGTTGTCGCTCCGGTTCCGAAGTggcgaggaggggcgcgggAAAGCGAGagcaggcgcggcgcggcgagatTCAAGCGAAAGGCGAGGCCTTTTCCCTGTAAAGACGCCTCCTTTTCGCTGCGCCTTGTCTCCCCCTCCTGCTGCTTAACTGGGCAATCATCGGAACCGAAACACTGCGAGCGCCGCGCTGAGTTGGAATCGGCGCCAAGCAACTGCTCCTTCCTGCGTATGTGGAGAGAGGGAGGAGCGGAGCAGGGGTGGTTGCTGGTTTGGCGTGGGGGAGTGGGCTCGCACGGGACGGGAGCGGACAGGTTGGAAGACGGGGACGCCGGACGCTGACAGGGAGGCGCGGCGTCTCCTTGGGGTTGGGGACGGCGCCTAGCTCTAGCTAGCTGGTTGGAAGTTGGAACGGTTTGTCCGGGGCGCCACGGCGTCGTTGCTGTCGCTGGCTTTACTCCGAGCGGTCAGCCGGTCACTCGGCGCCGCTCACGGGTTGCCCGCTCCACTGCTTCGAGGATCGTGCCAACGGACAAGAAAAGTACTTTCCGCACGTTTCAACCTTTCTTTTAGAAAACTATTTGTAAAATGGAATGTGAGAAAAAGTACAGGAGAAAACAATTACTGATAGGGCCGTACTACTGGTCGTCCTGTACATGTACCAGGATTTGGAGATCAAGGCACCGTTTGGATGCGGTGACTTAAAGTTTTACGGTCCTTATaccaattagaaatattaaatataatttaattataaaattaattgtataagTAAAAAttaattcgcgagataaatttatTAAGCTTAGATTTGGCAATGTTATTCTAGATAAACATATACTAACAATAGATTAATTAGAcgtaatagattcgtctcgtgaattagccccGGCttgtgcaattagttttatagttagttTATGTTCAGTTCTTTAATTGATTTGATTCGGATTAAAAATTAGTCCATGAATCCTATGACTCGTACTCTGCAGTCATAAAAAAATAATCAGAGACCATCTATGAGATTCAGCATGTAATTGACGGTTATGTAAGGTTGTTGTAGCTAATGACTGAGTTGATCACTGCACCTATTGTGATTGATTCACATGTTACAGCTAAGGTGAAGCGCAACAACCAAATTAAACGCATGTCATGTGCTAACTAAAAATATATGTCCAGAGCGAATGGAAAAGGACGAGATCAAAATCCAGCCCTTTATAGTAGTAGTATATACTACTCAATAAATAACAATAGGCAAGCCCTTTGAGTGCATTTAATCAAAAGAGAATGATGTAGTGTAAACGGTCGAGCTAAGTGGAGACGTATGGATCCATGTGAACCTTTTTAAAATGTTCAGGGTCTAAAACGTATAAATTGGAACCGCACTCGAGCATTGACGGCGCCGGACCGAGGTCAAGAACTCAAGACGCCCCTGCCTCCTCCCTCCGTCCCCAAAAAAATACAATTCTAATTTAATTCTTAATTAAATTATTATAAGTTTGATCATATTAGACTTTTGATGCCTAGTGGAGCTTTTTTCTAGCGACTCCTTTTGATGCCTGGTGGAGCTGTTTGGTATGGTCGGCGCTGTCTTCCACAATCATCTCAATGCCTTTTAGTAGCTTAAATTATTTTATAAGCAAGCATCAAACCTGCAATAAGCTCCACACGAATGTTTCTGCTTGTCTCATCTGCTACCTAGTCTCTATccataaaaaaataaaacaagCTAGCATCTCCTCTTCAACAAAGAAAATACAGCTTTTTATAGTTTCCAAGCTTATGGTTCCTCACTTTTGCTGTCCTTTTTCTTGTCCCTAGTACGGTTCATATGATAGATCTTTTCTCACTGGCATGTGGTGAGTTCTTGTATTTTTTTTTCCCTGCCATGCTCCCATATCCAATGCAATACGACTGATAGTAGTGGCTATATCCGTGCTCTGAATCTCTCTCTTCCGTATGCCACCACAAATCTTCCCTGGAATTCCCTCAATCGCTGATGTTTTGGCCATGTTTCTGCAATAAACAATTGACAACAAGAGATCATGTTGACTAATGACTCTTGGAGCATCAGCACGAGGGTCTCCGTGTGTGTGTCGTTGACTTCCATGCCCATACGGGCATACCGCCGGGTCAGCATCATGGGCCTTCAGTATTTACAGTGAAGCGGCCCTGAATTTAAATAAAACAGTACGAAATGTTTGATTTGTAAGAGGATGAACATGTACTTGTGTGAGCTTTAGCGTTTTGTAACCGAGCTTCTATATCTTAAACAAACTAAAGGTTGTAGTGATGAATTGTTAATGTGGTATCTGCCGTAAGTCCGGCCAACTGGAGCATACAGTAGCCATGGCATGTGATACAGATGGTACATACGACTTTATTCCACAATGTGCCAATCTCGCAAAAACTTTCAGCAACATCCGAGCTGGGCAGCTGGCTGGGGAGAAGAAAACAAGAAGACAGCTTATTCCATAATCTTTTATTGAAAACAGTTTTTTTTATTTAGTATCAGCAACACAAAAAAAACCAAGCCCAGATGGATGGATCGAGAATAGTACAGGATCAAACCTACAGCACTACAATCCTAAGGTATCAAGCCAAACCAGTACTCTAAAATCACACTCCTTTTGGAATCCCCGTGACAGAATCGAGCAGTGCTTGGCTTTCGTCAGCGACAGCCTTTGGTCCAGCCCCAAGCCTGCTGCAGATGAAGTAGCTAACGTCGCCCTTGAATTTCTGATCATGCATCTTCATTTCTGGAGGTGCTGGGAGAGCCTCAACGTCTTCTATGGAATGCAATCCAGCATCACTTAGAATTGATTTGTCGCCGACCAAATAGCTGCAAGATGATGTTGATCGGATCAGATATATCCATAGAGCTCTGCTACAATACAGTCGATAATGCAGGGTTAATTTAATCGTGAATATCAGACGCACCTGCTCAAATCCTTGTCTTGTGGAGGGAAATAGTACAAGAGCTTCTGAAGGAGAAGTACTGCAGTTTTACGGTCCCATGCAATTAAAACTGCGTTAGGGCCAGCATCGAAGGTGTAGGCAACCTGCCATTAGAAATGCTCATCTTAATTAGAGATCTACGACACACATGCCTACTGCACACTCATAAATGGTCTCGCTATCACATCAATTGCACCACCTCAGCAATGATGGCCCTGTAGTATGGATGAAATAATGCATATCAGCCATCACAATCAGCCTATATAGCAATTAGTGATTGCTAATGTGAACGGAGGCAATGTTTGCCGAGGTTCACTCTTGAAGTTAAATTATTCAATCCAGTTATACAAGTCAAAAATTGTTTTGGCCAGTGCAGTAAAAACTTCTCAAACTGTGGGCATCCTTCCAAGTAGTTCCACTTGGATGGTTTTGTGCTATTGGAGCAATATTCACTGGGATACAACAACAGAATTACCTATGTTCTAGGATGGAGTTCagaactttttttaaaaaatgcgCAACAGATGTTCATCAAGAATAATAGAAATACCTGTGGGCATCCTTCCGAGTGGTTCCACTTTTCTACAAGACCAATTATCCTGCAATTAATTGAGACCTGAATTCTTAGCTCTGGCATTTCAGGAGCAACACAATCCAAAAGCAATACCCTGCTAAAAACATACCTGTGTGATGTATCATTCATATAAAAGATGGGAGGGCTCGTATCTAAACATACAGCATGAAACTGATTGCTATCAGCACAAGTTAACTTGGCAAACAATTCAAAGTCGTGATTCTTGATAGCCTCTTCCATTTTCAACACCCGACTTGGCACTACAGTCTGAAACATAAGAACAACCAGCACAGTGCACAGTAAGAAGAGGGAAAACTATTTTGAGAAATTTAAGCTCCAACCAGTAAGCTGTTTAAACAAGTTCAAGTTCATAATGAGAACACAATCACCTGGGCCCTGTACTGCAAGAGGGGACTTGTTTCAACACTATCCCGCATCCCACTGGTGCTACTTGTTTCCTTCTGCTTTGAACTGACCTAATTCACAAATGTGTATCAACTATTTATGATACCAGGTAGAGCAAAATTAAGGGGAAATTTACAGGTAAGGAACATGAAAAAGAGTTACTGCAAAATTCATAATTGCTATCACTGAAGCCACATGACAATGAGAAGAATATGTAATAGGTCATGTGGAATACTGGAATATAGATCAGATAGACACAGACCACTGCAATAATAATTACAAGATCCTTCCAATGTGCTTCATCAGCAAGCTGCACCGCAATACTGTCACTTCCATCATCTTTCTGCATACATTAAGGCCTCACTTAGACTTTCTGAATAGGAAAAGCATGCATTTAGCCTACGCTGTTTCTCTGTCATAGCCATACTGTTACTGACTTTTCCCATACACCATTTCACAAATCCACCATAGATACTGCGGCATGCACTCCCAGATCCCTGCCTGCATGAAGTTTGACAGATATAAGTTTGGACAAGAGACACAATTTACTTGAGCATTGATTGGCAAATTCCTTGCATTGTCtcaaagagaaagaaaaaaaaagcatgAACAAACAGAGCATGAAAATGGTGGAATTATTGTAGAAATAGCATGAACATACCTTGCTATTGAAGAAAGCTCTCCATAGTCTTCTTTCACATTCATTAGCTTTCCA from Panicum hallii strain FIL2 chromosome 3, PHallii_v3.1, whole genome shotgun sequence encodes:
- the LOC112886355 gene encoding diphosphomevalonate decarboxylase MVD2, peroxisomal-like, producing MASEEEGQWVLMATGRSPTNIAVIKYWGKRDEALILPVNDSISVTLDPDHLSATTTVAVSPSFSADRMWLNGKEISLSGGRFQSCLREIRKRARDFEDEKKGIKIKKEDWEKLHVHIASYNNFPTAAGLASSAAGFACLVFTLGKLMNVKEDYGELSSIARQGSGSACRSIYGGFVKWCMGKKDDGSDSIAVQLADEAHWKDLVIIIAVVSSKQKETSSTSGMRDSVETSPLLQYRAQTVVPSRVLKMEEAIKNHDFELFAKLTCADSNQFHAVCLDTSPPIFYMNDTSHRIIGLVEKWNHSEGCPQVAYTFDAGPNAVLIAWDRKTAVLLLQKLLYYFPPQDKDLSSYLVGDKSILSDAGLHSIEDVEALPAPPEMKMHDQKFKGDVSYFICSRLGAGPKAVADESQALLDSVTGIPKGV
- the LOC112884634 gene encoding WPP domain-associated protein-like, with amino-acid sequence MEVSDPLEHELQKEISNIMIRDYVCSLQREFEMKLWEHQNCISTLNGNWKEKVFEIAVLEDELRCILNAVVSLEPGIHPHQSHSSLEDQILVKMKDDNEPPVTEKATDTSEVMLDIPDFSLLKHMQSEEITNFLKSEWLKLRRQHESELHQKTEELFRVKREYAKAKASLPLKKERELEFIKLKLLQTISKLGEITTRKENSCFDCKENEMMCRLKDRIGMLLHENNCLRGLLADKRKEVKHLCSQVPDAKSQVAQHSLSEAKLLNSFEKVRAELEDLRIERHLNNLLDSSIFREVFDDYENQIYDMNQEGSFLRELLNEKEDQLSIIYEDRQKLKYENNQLVSIAGSIIQHHDQVNLVNDELLMFKEKVCEQELLILETKSEYNSMKRCLYEAMQQIQVCKQEVLELTENLTSMSIALEEAKEKNASLEATIQEMKKTPAQSIGSYRGQTGESDLASMEKLSKAYSDFERRLAESMKRNETRLTSIIGQFNPLVQQVAALRKKEFWYKQIIEIKCSNLRKAEAEVDVLGDEVDTLLSVLGKIYIALDHYSPVLKHYPGVTEILMLVQKVLKGENI